The Nicotiana tomentosiformis chromosome 2, ASM39032v3, whole genome shotgun sequence genome includes the window ATTTACAgtagatttgagttaaatttcataaGAGGCTCAAGGATGAAGACGAAGTCAATTTTTGTATAATAGTATATAATattgtataatagtgtatatgggtatataaacacctcttatacactattatacacttttatacacCTTTATACAAGTATCtgttgtgatgacctgataggtcatttatagttttaccctttaTTTCTATATTCCGAGATCCCGATTAGCTccgtttagccttcctcgatttgtgtgcgtagTCCGTGCCCTTTTTCGGAAAGGTTTTcatgagaaaattgatgaaaatatgaaatcgtgccttaaaactcatttgagttgattacggtcaatattttatgtaaatggacccggatcagtattttgatggtcccggtgggtccgtatcatgatttgagacatgggcgtatgcccgaaatcaaattcggaagtccctaacttgatttgacgtaatttgttgaaaataagtaatttaaaggtttaaagaattcctaagtttgaccatacATTGACTTTGTTACAACTGGGTTCGAATTTCGGTaccggaacttggtataggttcatttcagtatttatgacttgtttgcaaaatttggtacaaaacgaagttgatttgacgtgattcggacgtccggttgaaaaattgaaagttcttaagtttctttaaaaatttcatttgttttggtgtccgattcatggttctaggtgttatttagATCGTTTGATTGTGtgaacgagttcgtatgatatttttggatttgtgtgtatgtttggtttggagccccaagggctcggtgagtttcggataggctacggaccattgaacttagaaaatttctagtttttttttttttacttctgcTGGTGTCTGatatgttcttcttcgcgatcgtgaaggtacTTCCGCGATCATGAAGAGTAATCTGGGCTAGGGAGGCtttccttcatcgtgaacgcgatggctggtacacgaacgcgaagctttgggggttgcccttcgcgaacacggacagcctctcgcgaatgcgtagtgtaTGCGTAGTGTTGAGGGACCTAGGAAGGGGGACCTAGAGTTTtatctacgcgaacgcgagccctggctcgcgaacgcatgaagaaactcgcgaacgcgaagaaggcctgacgcccagtCTATTAAATATCCCAAAGacgggatttcacccattttaaactattttttcaatagagctcggcctagaggcgatttggaagagaaatttcatcaccctttcataggttagtatactttaacttgttttcttctATTTTCATCAACACCCATTAATATCTAACATTAATctatgttctttcatggtagaaaattagaaatttgggaAGAATTGGTAGTTTTTGTAAATtttaggatttagacctcaaattgaggtcggatttcgaaactaattacataaccgggctcgggggtgaatgggtaatcgtgTTTTGGTTCGAATCTCGAGTtgtgaccaagcaggcccggggttgaattttgttgactttttgggaaaagtataaagatcttaactttatgtattgcaattgattttcctagcattatttgatgttattgagtcgattttggttagattcgtttggtttggaggcggattttagAGACAAGGCCACAGTTGAGCTTTGATTTACTTGCGGGGCGAGATAAGAGTTGGGTCTAACCTTAATTTGagctatatgttatgtgaattacataaGTAGCGGtgtataagcgaggtgacgagtgtatatacgccgtcaaagtaattgtttccatgctttcccatatttcattaattattttatttcatgtcctaattgttacatgctttaattgcttctAATACCTTAACTtgctattttttatttattattctcaTATTTAAAATGTTAGTTTCGTCCGTGtttccatgattaattgctacttgccgtAATTGTCCTACCTGTACACTTTAACTGTCATATATTTTGCTTGTCTTGTTACTTAGAATTAATTGTAGCATTTCTTGATTTGGTATGAGATTCCTTTATGGTGTTGCTTTCATATTCGTTAATCGTAtagattcttgtgatttgagttgCTGAGTTGATTGCatttattgattttttttatggatcgggttgcacaccgcaacgagtGACATAagagaggattgatattgatatggtgggatcggattgcacgccgcaacggattttatatgtgattttgatatggtggaataagggagaaatatgatattgattctgattatatggtgggatcgggttgcgtgccacaatagattttacatgttattattgatatttatatggtaGAATAAGGGAGGTATATTGTACGTTGGGATTGTGTTGCATGGCGCAacgggtgaaataagggtgaattgtaTTTGTACAATGGGCGGGTTACGCGTCGCAACgaattatgtgttttgtattcattATTGTTTTGTGTTAGCTTTCGATGCTTTCATTCGAGATTCTAAGTACTGGTGTTTCTGATTTTACCGATTCCGAGGGCagagtttattttcataagttaactgcctTATTTTCTTGCATtcctttcctgttattattattatactgcataAAGGTTagtgtaagtgacccgccttagcctcgtcactacttcgtcgaagttaggctcggtacttacagaGTGCATgcggtcagttgtactcatactacactctgcacttcttgtcaGATATTTGAGTCGGTcctagcggcggtcagtagattgctcggattaaTTAcctgacggagacttgaggtataactacacgaTGTTCGCAGCCctagagtccccttctaccttatcctagttgtatattttatttcactcagttttactttcattcaaATCATTATCTGTATTATCTTagtcgctcgtgcacttgtaatACCAGTTCCGGGATTGTATCTATATATTGCGGTTATTTCAGTTTTTCTCATCTTATTTCAGTATTATTTCAGTTTATTCAATTTAATTGGTATCAgttaatttgatttgttaaaaatggctaaaaattattctgacgttggcttgcctagcaagtggaatgttaggcaccatcacggtcccgagggtggaaatatcgggtcgtgacaagttggtatcagagcactaggttgcctagatctcacgagtcacgagcaagcttagtaaagtctggaggatcggtacggagacgtttgtacttaacttccagaggctatggagtttaggaaaagtatcacttctttcttactctATCGAGCGATTATTATtgtatcattgatgattgaacccttttgttcttgttctctcgcagatagcGAGAACACACACTGCATCTATAGTCGGACAGGAGCCAAAGCCCCATGTGGCAGCTACGaccaggggcagaggtcgaggccgaggtcatgccagaggtcgaggcagaggcagatctcagcctagagctcgagcagcaacacccgCAGTGGTGCTTCAGGTAGATtttgaggaggaggttccagctcagactgtaccctgtcggaccagctcaggtctcgGAGGGGTTCacagccactccagtgcttcaggacgctctagtccgtttggtggaccctatggagagtgtggcccagaccgttATATTCCCGGTGGCACTAGCCATCTctcgggctgggggaggagcacagactccctctACTCACACCCCTAAGCaggtggctccccagtatcagactccagcagccccgccagttggggtagtttagccggttgttgcagcacaggccggtgataggcccgctatgtcttctgaggctatgttgaggttggataagtttaccaagctctttcctgttcattttAGTGGTTCATCTTCTGAGGACTCACAGGATTTCCTGGACCGTTGCCACAAGGTGTTgtgcaacatgggtatagttgagaccaatggggtcgattttgcagcATTTCAGATAACTAGTTCCGCtcggagatggtggagagattatatattgactagaccagttgggtcgcctgcacttaccAGGGATCAGTTTTCACACCAATTTCTAGAGAAGTTAATTCATGTCACTCTAAGAGAGAAGTatcgtaggcagtttgagcatcttcagcagggtagtatgactgtcaCCTTgtacgagactcgatttgtggacctagctcgccatgccactatcttgcttcctactgagagggagagagtgaggagatttattgatgggctcactttcactctcaggctacagatggccaaggagaccgggagtgaTATTCCTTTCCAGATGACCGTAGATATTACTAGGCTGTTCGAGATGGTTCGTGATTAGGAGAGGGGGCCgatgtctgataagaggcctcattatTCCGGTAGTTTTAATGGCGCCTCATCGGGAGGCagaggtacttttggtagaggccatctcACTGTGCTTtagggagtcgtggtccttatgtaccTTATTCTAGGAGTCACAGTGCTTCAcccagcctacagtgcaccatcagcACCTATCAATGCGCCTCCAATTCAGAGCTATCACCgaggttatccggcccatttaggtcagcttcagcttcagcagccacaacagCAGGATgtgtgttttgagtgtggtggtatTGGTCATGTCAGGAGGTTCTATCCGAGATTATTAGGCGGCATGCCACAATAGAGTTCTTGTGCCATGGTTCTaccaccggttgctccaccgctcactcagctagctagaggtaggggtcaggcatcccgaggtagaggtcaggccattaaagTGGAGATCAGGAcattagaggccatcccagagatgtagttcatagtggtggggcccaaccatGATATTATGCTTTCCtaactaggcctgaggccgagtcatctgacgccgCTATCATAAGTATTATTCCAGATTTCCAtcgagatgcttcagttctatttgattcgggatctactaattcctatgtgtcatactattttgcttcatatggttgtgcctcgtgattctttgagtgctcctgtgtatgtgtccacacatgtgggagattttattattgtagatcgcgtctatcgctcgtgtgtgattactattgggagtcttgagactagcatagATATTCTATTTCTTGatttggtagattttgatgttatcttgggtatggattggcagttaccttatcatgctatattggactatcacgccaagacggtgaccttagccacgCCAGGGTTGCCTCGAATAGAGTGGAGACGGACTCCTGGCCACTCTACCAAcagagttatttcttatgtgaaggctcgacgtatggtcgagaagggatgtctagcttatttagcCTATGTCTgtgattctagtgcagaggttccttccatgggttcaataccagttgttcatgagtttccaaatgtgtttcctgcagatttgccggggatgccacccgacagggatattgacttctgtatcgatttggctccgggcactcagcccatttctattccaccataccgtatggcctcgctggagttgaaggaattgaaggagcagttgcaacatttacttgataagggcttcattagacctagtgtctctccctAGGGTCGCCCTCGTGTTgttcgtaaagaagaaagatggatcgatgagcatgtgtatagactatcggcagttgaacaaggtcactatcaagaacaagtatccgttgccgaagattgatgacttatttgatcagcttcagggtgccaaggtgttttcgaagattgatttgaggtctggctaccatcaattaaatattaaggtatctgatgtccctaagacggcttttcggactcagtatgggcattatgagttcctagtgatgtcatttgggttaacaaatgccccagccatgtttatggatttgatttaccgggtgttcaagcccgatttggattcttttgtgattgtattcattgatgatatgttgatctACTCCCGCACTCGAGAGGAGAAtaagcaacatcttcggattgtacttcagactttaagggatagccagttatatgccaagttctcaaagtgtgagttttggttagactcagtcgcctttttgggacatgttataTCCGCagagggcataaaggtggatcctaagaagatcgaggtagttcagaactggcctagacctacttcagctacacagatccgtagtttcctaggtttggtggattattatcgccggttcgtggaggggttttcatcatagcagccccattgactagattgacccagaagggtgccccatt containing:
- the LOC138905657 gene encoding uncharacterized protein translates to MSSEAMLRLDKFTKLFPVHFSGSSSEDSQDFLDRCHKVLCNMGIVETNGVDFAAFQITSSARRWWRDYILTRPVGSPALTRDQFSHQFLEKLIHVTLREKYRRQFEHLQQGSMTVTLYETRFVDLARHATILLPTERERVRRFIDGLTFTLRLQMAKETGSDIPFQMTVDITRLFEMVRD